In Zingiber officinale cultivar Zhangliang chromosome 1A, Zo_v1.1, whole genome shotgun sequence, a genomic segment contains:
- the LOC121996454 gene encoding protein kinase PINOID-like gives MKTFFPTLYVDFDASPHYSCVVIEYCSGGDLHTLRHRQPCQRFSIAAKRFYAAEVLLALEYLHMLGIVCRDLKPENILIRSDGHIMSSDFDLSLESASSPTLEPITTSIAADKGHSAAENDERFLIDPSCLPFLTRRPLPHMATKADPWRFVAEPVDTRSCSFVGTHEYVAPEVTAGQPHGCVVDWWAYGILLYELLYGRTPFAGLTNLQTLHNIVRQPLSFPTADPSPLVRHLHEERTGTELG, from the exons atgaaAACCTTTTTCCCCACTCTCTACGTCGACTTCGATGCTTCGCCGCACTACTCCTGCGTCGTGATAGAATACTGTAGCGGCGGAGACCTTCACACGCTCCGCCACCGCCAGCCCTGCCAACGCTTCTCCATCGCCGCCAAAAG GTTCTATGCGGCGGAGGTGCTGCTCGCCCTAGAGTATCTTCACATGCTCGGCATCGTCTGCCGTGACCTGAAGCCGGAGAACATCCTCATCCGCTCCGACGGCCACATCATGTCCTCTGACTTCGACCTCTCCCTGGAGTCCGCCTCCTCGCCCACCCTCGAGCCCATCACCACCTCCATCGCCGCGGACAAGGGCCACTCTGCTGCTGAAAACGACGAGCGCTTCCTTATCGATCCCTCCTGCCTCCCCTTCCTCACTCGCCGACCGCTGCCCCACATGGCCACGAAGGCCGACCCTTGGCGCTTCGTCGCGGAGCCTGTCGACACTCGATCGTGCTCCTTTGTGGGTACCCACGAGTACGTCGCGCCAGAGGTCACCGCAGGTCAGCCCCACGGCTGCGTCGTCGACTGGTGGGCCTACGGCATCCTCCTCTACGAGCTCCTCTATGGGCGCACTCCCTTCGCCGGGCTCACCAACCTGCAGACCCTCCATAACATCGTCAGGCAGCCGCTATCCTTCCCTACGGCCGACCCTTCCCCGCTGGTGCGCCATCTCCATGAAGAACGAACAGGTACAGAACTCGGATGA